From a single Equus asinus isolate D_3611 breed Donkey chromosome 2, EquAss-T2T_v2, whole genome shotgun sequence genomic region:
- the GNPAT gene encoding dihydroxyacetone phosphate acyltransferase: protein MDSSSSSNSFFSGGSTSPGAVMLLYSKELKKWDEFEDILEERRHVSDLKFAMKCYTPLVYKGITPCKPSDIKSSVLNSEEVRYVIKQLSKESLQSADVLREEVCEILDEMSHKLRLGAIRFFAFALSKIFKQIFSKVCVNEEGIQKLQRAIQEHPVVLLPSHRSYIDFLILSFLLYNYDLPVPVIAAGMDFLGMKVIGELLRMSGAFFMRRTFGGNKLYWAVFSEYVKTMLRNGYAPVEFFLEGTRSRSAKTLTPKFGLLNIVMEPFFKREVFDTYFVPISISYDKILEETLYVYELLGVPKPKESTTGLLKARRILSENFGNIHVYFGDPVSLRSLAAGRMSRSPYNLVPRYIPQKQSEDMHAFVSEVAYKMQLLQIQNLVLSPWTLTVAVLLQNRPSMDFDALVEKTLWLKGLAQAFGGFLTWPDNEPAEEVIQSNILLHSNIASLVKDKVVLKTDSGDSEVVDGLIFQHITLLMCSTYKNQLLNVFVRPSLVAMALQMTPGFRKEDVYSCFRFLLNVFSDEFIFLPGNALKDFEEGCYLLCKSETIQVTTRDILVTPKGNTVLEFLIGLFKPFVECYQIICKYLLHEEEDHFTEKQYLAAVRKFTGRLLDQGASQCYDVLSSDVQKNALAAFVRLGVVEKKKVNNDCIFNVNEPATTKLEEMLGCKTPVGKPVTAKL from the exons ATGGATTCCTCCAGTTCATCTAACTCTTTTTTCTCCGGCGGCTCCACCAGTCCCGGCGCTGTCATGCTCCTCTACTCG AAGGAGCTCAAAAAGTGGGATGAGTTTGAAGATATTTTAGAGGAGAGGAGGCATGTCAGTGACTTGAAATTTGCAATGAAATGCTACACACCTCTTGTCTATAAGGGAATTACTCCTTGCAAGCCAAGTGATATTAAAAGTAGTGTTCTCAATTCTGAAGAGGTCCGTTATGTCATTAAACAG ctTTCCAAGGAATCCCTTCAGTCGGCCGATGTCCTCCGAGAGGAAGTTTGTGAGATCTTGGATGAGATGAGCCACAAACTGCGACTGGGAGCCATCCGGTTTTTCGCCTTTGCCCtgagcaaaatatttaaacagattTTCTCCAAAGTGTGTGTAAATGAAGAAGGTATTCAGAAA CTGCAACGAGCCATCCAGGAGCATCCGGTTGTTCTGCTCCCTAGTCATCGAAGCTACATTGACTTTCTGATACTATCTTTCCTCTTATACAACTATGATTTACCTGTACCGGTCATAGCAGCAGGAATGG ACTTCCTAGGAATGAAAGTTATCGGTGAGCTGCTGCGGATGTCAGGGGCCTTTTTCATGCGGCGCACCTTTGGCGGCAATAAACTCTACTGGGCTGTGTTCTCCGAATATGTAAAAACGATGTTACGG AATGGTTATGCTCCTGTTGAATTTTTCCTCGAAGGGACAAGAAGTCGCTCTGCCAAGACATTGACTCCTAAATTTG GTCTTCTGAATATTGTGATggaaccattttttaaaagagaggttTTTGATACCTACTTTGTTCCAATTAGCATCAGTTATGATAAGATATTAGAAGAAACTCTTTATGTATATGAACTTCTAGGAGTTCCTAAGCCAAAAGAATCTACAACG GGATTGTTGAAAGCCAGGAGGATTCTCTCTGAAAATTTTGGAAACATCCATGTATACTTTGGAGACCCCGTGTCCCTTCGATCTCTGGCAGCTGGGAGGATGAGCCGGAGCCCATATAACTTGGTTCCAAG ATATATTCCTCAGAAACAGTCAGAGGACATGCATGCCTTCGTCTCTGAGGTTGCCTACAAAATGCAGCTTCTGCAAATTCAAAATTTGGTTCTGAGCCCGTGGACCCTAACAGTTGCTGTTCTGCTTCAGAACCGGCCATCCATGGACTTTGACGCTCTGGTGGAAAAGACTTTGTGGCTGAAAGGCTTAGCCCAGGCCTTCGGGGGCTTTCTCACTTGGCCCG ATAATGAACCTGCTGAAGAAGTTATCCAGTCCAACATTCTTCTGCATTCCAACATCGCCAGCCTCGTCAAAGACAAGGTGGTTCTGAAAACGGACTCCGGAGACTCAGAAGTGGTCGATGGACTTATTTTCCAGCACATCACTCTCCTCATGTGCTCGACGTACAAGAACCAGTTGCTGAACGTTTTTGTTCGTCCCTCCTTAGTAGCTATGGCTTTGCAGATGACTCCTGGGTTCAGGAAAG AGGATGTCTACAGTTGCTTTCGCTTCCTACTCAATGTTTTTTCAGATGAGTTCATCTTTCTTCCCGGAAACGCACTAAAG GACTTTGAAGAGGGCTGTTACCTGCTTTGTAAAAGTGAGACCATACAAGTGACAACAAGGGACATCCTAGTTACGCCGAAAGGAAATACTGTGCTAGAATTTTTAATAGGACTCTTTAAACCTTTTGTGGAATGTTATCAG ATAATCTGCAAATACCTCTTGCATGAAGAAGAAGACCACTTCACTGAGAAACAGTACTTGGCTGCAGTTAGAAAATTCACAGGTCGTCTTCTCGATCAAG GTGCCTCGCAGTGTTATGACGTGTTATCTTCCGATGTACAGAAAAATGCCTTAGCAGCTTTTGTGAGGCTCGGGGTGGTAGAGAAGAAGAAGGT AAATAATGACTGTATATTTAATGTGAATGAACCTGCCACaacaaaattagaagaaatgCTTG GTTGTAAGACACCAGTAGGAAAACCAGTGACTGCAAAACTTTAA